A region of Pongo pygmaeus isolate AG05252 chromosome 15, NHGRI_mPonPyg2-v2.0_pri, whole genome shotgun sequence DNA encodes the following proteins:
- the PGF gene encoding placenta growth factor isoform X1 encodes MPVMRLFPCFLQLLAGLALPAVPPQQWALSAGNGSSEVEVVPFQEVWGRSYCRALERLVDIVSEYPSEVEHMFSPSCVSLLRCTGCCGDENLHCVPVETANVTMQLLKIRSGDRPSYVELTFSQHVRCECRPLREKMKPERRRPKGRGKRRREKQRPTDCHLCGDAVPRR; translated from the exons ATGCCGGTCATGAGGCTGTTCCCTTGCTTCCTGCAGCTCCTGGCCGGGCTGGCGCTGCCTGCTGTGCCCCCCCAG CAGTGGGCCTTGTCTGCTGGGAACGGCTCGTCAGAGGTGGAAG TGGTGCCCTTCCAGGAAGTGTGGGGTCGCAGCTACTGCCGGGCGCTGGAGAGGCTGGTGGACATCGTGTCTGAGTACCCCAGCGAGGTGGAGCACATGTTCAGCCCATCCTGTGTCTCCCTGCTGCGCTGCACCGGCTGCTGCGGCGATGAGAACCTGCACTGTGTGCCAGTGGAGACAGCCAATGTCACCATGCAG CTCCTAAAGATCCGCTCTGGGGACCGGCCCTCCTACGTGGAGCTGACATTCTCTCAGCACGTTCGCTGCGAGTGCCG GCCTCTGCGGGAGAAGATGAAGCCGGAAAG GAGGAGACCCAAGggcagggggaagaggaggagagagaagcagagaccCACAGACTGCCACCT GTGCGGCGATGCTGTTCCCCGGAGGTAA
- the PGF gene encoding placenta growth factor isoform X2 produces the protein MPVMRLFPCFLQLLAGLALPAVPPQQWALSAGNGSSEVEVVPFQEVWGRSYCRALERLVDIVSEYPSEVEHMFSPSCVSLLRCTGCCGDENLHCVPVETANVTMQLLKIRSGDRPSYVELTFSQHVRCECRPLREKMKPERCGDAVPRR, from the exons ATGCCGGTCATGAGGCTGTTCCCTTGCTTCCTGCAGCTCCTGGCCGGGCTGGCGCTGCCTGCTGTGCCCCCCCAG CAGTGGGCCTTGTCTGCTGGGAACGGCTCGTCAGAGGTGGAAG TGGTGCCCTTCCAGGAAGTGTGGGGTCGCAGCTACTGCCGGGCGCTGGAGAGGCTGGTGGACATCGTGTCTGAGTACCCCAGCGAGGTGGAGCACATGTTCAGCCCATCCTGTGTCTCCCTGCTGCGCTGCACCGGCTGCTGCGGCGATGAGAACCTGCACTGTGTGCCAGTGGAGACAGCCAATGTCACCATGCAG CTCCTAAAGATCCGCTCTGGGGACCGGCCCTCCTACGTGGAGCTGACATTCTCTCAGCACGTTCGCTGCGAGTGCCG GCCTCTGCGGGAGAAGATGAAGCCGGAAAG GTGCGGCGATGCTGTTCCCCGGAGGTAA